In Candidatus Desulfatibia profunda, one DNA window encodes the following:
- a CDS encoding restriction endonuclease subunit R: LVQAERTGKEQRWTRYIHSEDVREQLIKTIGIPAEQVAVKTSEKDELKEVDDIGGLMSRDCKIRYIITKQALQEGWDCAFAYVLVVLTNPASKNALTQLVGRILRQPGARKTKIRELDESYVLCFKQNANKLLASIRDGFGREGLGDLKNQIVRDMEEAGEDGEPPERTIKIRERFRRAANSTILPVFMVRRNKTWEPVNYEMDIAAKIPWDNVDLDPIFSLALSMYEEKDMEHIATLSDDIKKVIEEKEAIQLKEGGIRVDPVFMTRQICDIVPNPWMAHEFARDVLTRLTRKHDYKVVAANFVFIIEELRKQLEREKDRLSENIFKQMLASDQMRFLVIGDKFDFTFPKSIKVKPAAKTLNRKDGRQLQLSLFEFVPEDDFNETEKAVAWYLEGQKRLFFWYRNRSRQDYAIQGWRKHKIYPDFIFTATASEDKDDYEQVYVVETKGLHLIGSLDTDY; this comes from the coding sequence CCTCGTGCAGGCTGAACGGACGGGCAAGGAGCAAAGGTGGACCCGCTATATCCATTCTGAAGATGTTCGCGAACAGCTCATCAAAACCATCGGGATTCCTGCCGAGCAGGTGGCGGTTAAGACAAGCGAAAAGGATGAACTTAAAGAGGTTGACGACATTGGCGGATTGATGAGCAGGGACTGCAAAATTCGCTATATTATTACCAAGCAGGCTTTGCAGGAGGGGTGGGATTGTGCCTTTGCCTATGTCCTGGTTGTCCTGACAAATCCTGCTTCCAAGAATGCCCTGACACAACTTGTGGGTCGCATACTCAGGCAGCCCGGGGCGCGCAAAACCAAAATCAGGGAGCTTGATGAGAGCTATGTGCTTTGCTTTAAACAAAACGCAAATAAATTGCTGGCAAGCATAAGAGATGGTTTCGGTCGTGAAGGCTTAGGCGATCTGAAAAATCAAATCGTTCGAGATATGGAAGAAGCCGGAGAGGATGGAGAGCCGCCAGAGCGCACCATAAAAATCCGGGAACGTTTCAGGCGGGCGGCAAACAGCACCATATTGCCGGTCTTTATGGTCAGGCGTAACAAGACCTGGGAACCTGTCAATTATGAGATGGACATTGCGGCAAAGATACCATGGGATAATGTAGATCTTGATCCAATTTTTTCGCTTGCTCTATCCATGTATGAGGAAAAGGACATGGAGCATATTGCCACGCTTTCAGATGACATCAAGAAAGTAATCGAGGAAAAAGAAGCGATACAATTGAAGGAAGGCGGCATTCGTGTCGATCCGGTTTTTATGACCCGCCAGATCTGCGATATTGTTCCAAATCCCTGGATGGCGCATGAATTTGCGCGAGATGTTCTTACCCGTTTGACACGAAAACATGATTACAAGGTAGTCGCTGCCAATTTTGTTTTTATCATCGAAGAGTTGCGCAAGCAGCTTGAGCGCGAAAAAGACCGGCTATCTGAGAACATCTTTAAGCAGATGCTTGCTTCAGATCAAATGAGATTCCTGGTGATCGGAGATAAATTTGATTTTACCTTTCCAAAATCAATCAAAGTCAAACCTGCGGCTAAAACACTGAATCGTAAGGATGGCCGGCAACTTCAATTGAGCCTTTTTGAATTCGTTCCTGAAGACGATTTCAATGAAACCGAAAAGGCGGTGGCATGGTATCTTGAAGGGCAGAAACGGCTTTTTTTCTGGTACCGAAATCGATCCAGGCAGGACTATGCCATCCAGGGCTGGCGCAAGCATAAAATTTATCCCGACTTCATTTTTACCGCTACCGCGTCTGAAGACAAGGACGATTACGAACAGGTTTACGTGGTTGAAACCAAGGGTCTTCATTTAATAGGGAGCCTGGATACGGATTATTAA
- a CDS encoding DUF3800 domain-containing protein: protein MNDLINIYCDESCHLERDHIPVMVIGAVWCPSNVVREIAVNLKNIKRKHRLSDNFETKWVKVSPAKLTFYSELINYFFDHEKLNFRAVVIQDKGKLDHEVFMQDHDLWYYKMFFVLLKQIFDSKTRYHVYLDIKDTRSQEKMKKLHEVLCNNLYDFDKSIIERIQHVRSHEIEVMQLTDLMIGLLSYLHRGLTTSNAKLSLIRQIKERSGLSLMHTTLPREEKFNLLIWNPREW, encoded by the coding sequence ATGAATGACTTAATAAATATTTACTGCGATGAGTCATGCCATCTTGAGCGTGATCATATTCCTGTTATGGTAATCGGAGCGGTATGGTGTCCATCAAACGTCGTGCGCGAAATAGCGGTCAATTTGAAGAATATCAAGCGAAAACACAGACTTTCGGATAATTTTGAAACAAAATGGGTTAAAGTATCTCCTGCGAAATTGACATTTTACAGTGAGCTAATTAACTATTTTTTTGACCACGAAAAACTAAACTTCCGTGCCGTAGTAATACAGGACAAGGGAAAGCTTGACCATGAGGTTTTCATGCAGGATCATGATCTCTGGTACTATAAGATGTTTTTTGTCCTTCTAAAACAAATTTTCGATTCGAAAACCCGCTATCATGTTTATCTGGATATCAAGGACACGCGAAGCCAAGAGAAAATGAAAAAACTTCACGAAGTTTTATGCAATAACTTATATGACTTCGACAAGTCCATCATAGAGAGGATTCAGCATGTCAGATCACATGAAATAGAAGTCATGCAATTGACTGATTTGATGATAGGTTTACTTTCATATTTGCACCGCGGTTTAACCACAAGCAACGCTAAATTAAGCTTGATCCGTCAAATAAAAGAGCGTTCCGGCCTCAGCCTTATGCACACAACTCTTCCACGAGAAGAAAAGTTTAATTTGCTTATTTGGAATCCGCGGGAATGGTAA
- a CDS encoding antitoxin: MEKIVSATEIVRRFSEILNSIKYRGDSYTIVRGGKPVASICPVQTPLKERTLGELKALLKHIPRLGAEAVHFEHDLKKIMAHQPSMPKDDRWA; the protein is encoded by the coding sequence ATGGAAAAGATAGTGAGTGCAACCGAGATAGTCAGAAGATTCTCTGAAATACTGAATTCTATAAAATACAGAGGTGATTCTTATACGATTGTTAGAGGAGGGAAACCAGTGGCCTCTATTTGCCCCGTGCAAACACCCCTCAAAGAAAGAACACTTGGTGAGCTTAAAGCACTCCTGAAGCATATTCCCAGATTGGGTGCCGAAGCAGTGCATTTTGAGCATGATTTAAAAAAGATCATGGCCCATCAGCCCTCCATGCCGAAGGATGATCGATGGGCGTGA
- a CDS encoding PIN domain-containing protein: protein MGVIFDTSVLIALERNPSPLEQLIRERGDEPFGISIITVSELLHGVHRADSEKRRLKRESYVEKVILILIKL, encoded by the coding sequence ATGGGCGTGATCTTTGATACCAGTGTTCTCATCGCCCTGGAAAGAAATCCGAGCCCGCTTGAACAATTAATACGGGAAAGAGGTGATGAGCCTTTCGGTATCAGCATCATTACCGTCTCCGAACTCCTCCATGGAGTACATCGAGCCGATTCCGAAAAGAGACGGTTGAAAAGAGAATCATATGTTGAAAAGGTCATTTTGATATTGATAAAATTATAA
- a CDS encoding nucleotidyltransferase domain-containing protein: protein MKAHLKHLIVFGSRATGEAPVDSDLDVVVLVDEKTDEIERRLENIAYQVMWDHDFNPIISLKVLAESRFYDALNKGYSFYRHIETQGVAV from the coding sequence TTGAAAGCGCATCTGAAGCATCTTATCGTTTTCGGCTCAAGGGCTACGGGAGAGGCGCCTGTGGATTCCGATCTTGATGTGGTTGTGCTGGTAGATGAAAAGACTGACGAAATAGAAAGGCGCCTTGAAAATATTGCCTATCAGGTCATGTGGGATCATGACTTTAATCCCATCATTTCCCTTAAAGTGCTGGCGGAATCTCGATTTTATGATGCTCTTAACAAAGGATATTCTTTTTACAGACATATTGAAACACAAGGAGTGGCCGTATGA
- a CDS encoding rhodanese-like domain-containing protein, producing MLEDNEKAVWQKACSVIPKERQLDVVKFKQLYDDVMAGKEKAYLIDTRTHPEFYAFHIPYTDHVHSGHTYTFPKLIKDKNAKIVVWCRTFKRQCYVAEKLVEYGYTNVWTYEDGIVGWIKAGHPVCNEFAGIFQVTEYHKHFTEMDKDGKPKWQIREFHPY from the coding sequence ATGCTCGAGGATAATGAAAAGGCCGTGTGGCAAAAGGCGTGTTCGGTTATTCCGAAGGAACGTCAACTCGATGTCGTCAAGTTTAAGCAACTTTACGATGATGTCATGGCCGGCAAGGAAAAAGCATACCTGATCGACACCCGCACCCATCCGGAATTTTATGCCTTTCACATTCCTTACACGGATCACGTCCATTCAGGCCATACGTACACGTTTCCCAAACTGATCAAGGACAAAAACGCCAAGATCGTGGTCTGGTGCCGGACCTTTAAGAGACAGTGCTATGTGGCGGAAAAACTGGTAGAGTACGGTTACACCAATGTTTGGACGTACGAGGACGGTATCGTGGGCTGGATCAAGGCCGGTCATCCCGTCTGCAACGAGTTTGCAGGAATTTTTCAGGTCACCGAATACCACAAACATTTCACGGAAATGGATAAAGACGGCAAGCCCAAGTGGCAGATCCGCGAATTTCACCCCTATTAA
- a CDS encoding c-type cytochrome codes for MGLRLSVLTVIAGLIWAMIPVTDRGGCGCLQCHRPHHEKLGVCMDCHRGDPRTNRIRIAHYRLIPGKYARFRLPDNPVIDAGRRLITQFACRRCHRIGTSGNRLAADLDRLLPKVQPQNLAAAIKEPVPSMPDFYFSDTHVTKLVNAILDGRADIASGTAEAPLIIHFENNTPNRENLFDRHCGSCHRLLTRKAGGLGRGHMGPNLSGLLSEFYPQNFKNGQAWDAVGLKKWTENPRNIRPNAQMIPLELTDGEFTQLVRLFQN; via the coding sequence TTGGGCCTTCGTTTATCCGTTTTAACCGTCATTGCGGGTTTGATTTGGGCCATGATTCCCGTTACCGACCGCGGCGGTTGCGGATGTTTGCAGTGCCATCGGCCGCATCATGAAAAGCTGGGGGTTTGTATGGACTGCCACCGGGGAGACCCGCGCACGAATCGCATCCGGATCGCCCATTACCGCCTGATTCCCGGTAAATACGCCCGCTTTAGACTGCCGGACAACCCCGTCATCGACGCCGGCCGCCGGCTTATCACGCAATTCGCCTGCCGTCGCTGTCACCGCATCGGAACCAGCGGCAATCGCCTGGCTGCCGATCTTGACCGGCTTCTGCCGAAGGTTCAGCCGCAAAACCTGGCTGCCGCCATTAAAGAACCGGTGCCTTCCATGCCCGACTTTTATTTTTCCGACACCCATGTCACCAAGCTGGTGAACGCTATCCTGGACGGCCGTGCCGATATAGCGTCAGGGACTGCTGAGGCTCCCCTGATCATTCACTTTGAAAACAACACGCCAAACCGTGAGAATCTTTTTGATAGGCATTGCGGTTCTTGCCACCGATTGTTGACCCGCAAGGCGGGCGGGCTCGGACGGGGCCATATGGGACCGAATCTTTCCGGGCTGTTGAGCGAGTTTTATCCCCAAAACTTCAAAAACGGTCAGGCCTGGGATGCCGTCGGCCTGAAAAAATGGACAGAAAACCCCAGGAACATTCGGCCAAACGCCCAAATGATTCCGCTGGAATTGACCGACGGCGAATTTACCCAACTGGTACGCCTGTTTCAAAATTAG
- a CDS encoding cytochrome B6, whose product MAILVGLLLLLALVIPAPLQEPGDLAAVPNPAKAAWFLLWTQELMGYSKYLVYVIMLVGLYFLLLPYLPGSPEAKRAQWLPKDQLWVSIVTLVAFLGLLFLTVIAMFFRGENWAFVYPF is encoded by the coding sequence ATGGCAATCCTGGTCGGCCTTTTGCTCTTGCTGGCGCTGGTGATTCCGGCGCCGTTGCAGGAGCCGGGAGATTTGGCCGCGGTGCCTAACCCGGCCAAGGCCGCCTGGTTCCTGCTCTGGACCCAGGAACTGATGGGCTATTCCAAATATCTGGTCTATGTCATTATGCTGGTGGGCCTTTACTTTTTGCTGCTGCCCTATCTTCCGGGCAGCCCGGAAGCCAAAAGGGCTCAATGGCTGCCCAAGGACCAGTTGTGGGTCAGTATCGTAACCCTGGTTGCCTTTTTGGGCCTGCTTTTTTTAACCGTCATTGCCATGTTTTTTCGGGGGGAGAATTGGGCCTTCGTTTATCCGTTTTAA
- a CDS encoding cytochrome b N-terminal domain-containing protein, with protein MFNEFVRHLFPRVVLRRNLKITYTFCLGGLAFTAFMVLAVSGLLLMVYYQPSTEHAFESILFLESNVSGGYYIRSLHRLTSHAFLSFIFLHTLRVVLTGAYRKPRELNWVIGFMLLCLAVLEAYTGYLLPLDQLAVWSTQIGMELVKAVPMGTLLRALLVPDGVGQPMSLLRFYVLHAVVIPVAILLLCFLHFYRIRQNKEALPYL; from the coding sequence CTGTTTAACGAGTTTGTCCGGCATCTGTTTCCCCGGGTCGTGCTGCGGCGGAATCTTAAGATCACCTATACCTTTTGCCTGGGCGGACTGGCGTTTACGGCCTTTATGGTGCTGGCTGTTTCCGGGCTGCTGCTGATGGTTTACTATCAGCCTTCAACAGAGCATGCCTTCGAATCGATCCTGTTTCTGGAATCTAACGTGTCCGGCGGGTACTATATCCGCAGCCTGCACCGCCTGACTTCCCATGCCTTTCTATCGTTCATTTTCCTGCATACCTTACGGGTCGTCCTCACCGGGGCCTATCGCAAACCCCGCGAGTTGAACTGGGTGATCGGCTTTATGCTGCTTTGTCTGGCCGTTCTTGAGGCCTACACCGGTTATCTGCTCCCGCTGGACCAACTGGCCGTGTGGTCGACGCAAATCGGTATGGAACTGGTTAAAGCGGTGCCGATGGGAACCTTGCTGCGTGCCTTGCTGGTCCCCGACGGCGTGGGGCAGCCCATGTCCCTGCTGCGGTTTTACGTGCTGCATGCCGTGGTTATCCCCGTAGCAATTCTGCTGCTTTGTTTTCTGCATTTCTATCGCATTCGCCAAAACAAGGAGGCATTGCCGTACCTGTGA
- a CDS encoding ubiquinol-cytochrome c reductase iron-sulfur subunit, with amino-acid sequence MEKAPGSRRKFIRILVLAVISLLLLGKYLIPRVKRKKPLLRVRKKDIPGGGALVYRQKKIALIRDGRNVYALGMACTHLGCTLNATPQGFVCACHGSSFNSRGEVLRGPADRPLPRLAIEEDGEYIVIS; translated from the coding sequence ATGGAAAAAGCTCCTGGAAGCCGTCGAAAATTCATCAGGATCTTAGTTCTGGCTGTGATTTCTCTGCTGTTGCTGGGGAAATACCTTATTCCCCGGGTAAAGCGGAAAAAACCATTGTTGCGGGTTCGAAAAAAGGACATCCCCGGCGGCGGGGCCCTGGTTTACCGCCAGAAAAAGATCGCCCTGATCAGGGACGGACGGAATGTTTACGCCCTGGGAATGGCCTGCACCCATCTGGGCTGCACCCTCAACGCAACCCCCCAAGGATTTGTTTGTGCCTGTCACGGCAGTTCTTTCAACTCCCGCGGCGAGGTCCTGCGCGGACCGGCGGATCGGCCTTTACCGCGACTGGCTATCGAGGAAGACGGGGAGTATATCGTCATATCCTGA